ACCTTATCTCGCGCTGAAATCAGTTTGGCTGATTACGATGCTTATTTGATTTAGTGAATTGTTGGTATGATTACTACGCAGTATTAGTGATAGTAGCAATGGTATCATTGTTGCTATTGCCGCTATTCGTTGTATTGCTATTCTGAAGAATGCAGCAGCGCCACTTTCGGATGATATTCCTCTCCACACCAGCGAGAAATAACTTACCGAGACTTCGACACCCTCGGAGTCCGACTGGCAACCGAGATCGTGGACCACATCAAGAACCACTCGAAGAAACCCGCCAGGATCAGGTGGGTGTCAGATCGCAGGGCCACGACACTTTGTGTCTAACCTCTCTAGAGATTCACAACCAGATGTTCAAATTTACGAATAGTTTGCGACCTGGCAGATAACCGTCTGATCGTAGTTGCCGCAGTTTTATCCCCTATGGTGCAATTTGGGTCTTAGAAAGGTGTCTCATAACTTCAATGAATTGAAGCATTGCGTTGCTAGCCTAGAGGTGAAGATAGTCCTGGGATCGCTTGCTCGGAACAAAGTGAGATAGTCAAATTTTTGTCAAATCTTAATGACAGTTTCATTCGGTCTGCACCATCCCTTGGCGACAAAAACGCATTCACGAAACAGTGAGGCCGTATTAAAGACTGAAAAACTGCGCGAGAActagatgccccccccccccccacccccctgcaCAAACTCAGCTAGACTGACTGCAGCGCAGAGTTGCTTTATATTAAGGGACTCCCAGCACTTTGGCAAGGATTGTTGGCACTTGAACAGGGCACGCTCTTAGTCGGCATCTGTTGGCCGATAGCTGTCCGTTTTCGCATTTTAACATTGTCGCACTTTCCCACGCCGTTGTTGGGCAGTTGATGGCTGCAGTATGGCCTCCTAGTCTCCCTGCAAGCCAGCTAATAAAATAAATTTTCCAAAGATGAGAAATTTGAGCATATTAATCTAACTGAAGAACGCTGGAAGGTAATTTTCAGTAAAATGGCAAGCATCTGGAGGCCTGGGCCGAAGTTGTCGGAACTATGCATTCGTGCAATGCATCAAAATGAGAcataagaaaagtaaaaaaaaatgtgacaaaaTTTGCACCAGCAAACTGAAGCTGCAGCATTCCTGCAGCCGCACTAGCATGAGCGGGAGACCGGTAAGTGTTGTTTATCGAAATGATTATTCAGGTCGGCGATGAATGTTAGAAGTGCCAGAACAGTACAGCCAAGACATCCCTAACGAGAGTTAATGTACGCTCCGACTGGGATCAGAATTTCGGACAACCCCAGCTGTCGCTGAAATTCGTACTAACGAGGTGAACAGAATTTATGCTCTGAGCTGAACTCGACAAAACACGAAGATAACCTTCCATTTGGTGTACTCTCTCGGTACTCTGTCGTCTGCAGAAGTCGGGTCTTTGTAGTACCAGTTGTTGACAAGAATAAACAATTTCCTGGAGCAATTCAGACTGGTCCGCCGGTCATGCTAGCGCGCCTGGTGGAGCTTTACCTTGAGTCACTGCTTAAAAtattgcctttgttttttttaactttttaggTTATTTTCATGTATCCTCGAATTTAAAATTCTGATGATATCAACCCAAGCTTCCAAACTCTTGCTTGTGCTTATTGTCGATTGAGTTTATTCATATTACTTCTGTGCATTCGCGAATTAAATCAGCTGGATCGCATTTTTAATCCTCAGCCCACTGACTTGTTTGAGCTGTCTTCCACGCAGGCTTGGAAGGCCACGCTGCAGCAGATTACAGTGAAACGACAAAGTGAACGTATCTTACTGTATGATTATATCCGAAGCGGTGAAGTATTGGGCAAAGATCTCGCTGGTGCGGTCCGTTCCCTGCTCATGCCCAGACATTCTCCGGCGCAGTGCCCGTCGCATCCTCTGTTCGTGGTAACGAACTTATTATGCAAAGACTCCCAGTCTTATTGCGTTCCGTAAAGCAGACTTCAGTGGAAACTATGCTTGACTAAACACGTTTTTTCATGCAAGCGGGCCCTGGTTGTGCCGACGCGTTCTAAATAAACAATGAAAACTCCATCATCGTGCGGTACCCATGGAAGCAGCAAATCGATCATAATCGCTTTTGCGCATCTCTTTGGGGAAGTATCTCTTCGTCATCAAAAATAAAACCGAGCATCTGAGCGTCAAGGAACAAAGGTGCCGTTGTGCTAAATGAGTGCATTAGTTTATACTCGTCGTCAACTTGAAGACGAAAGTAATTCTTTTTGTTACGGTAAGCACGACTGCGTTTTAGAAACAGGGTTGTTTTTCTTATCTTTTAAGCCTCTCATTATGCTTGGAGCATCTGCAGTAGTCTTGGGCCTCTCTATCTAACTGCACAAGCACATAAGTCTCACTCGAGGATTAGTCCATGTTCGGTGAATCCGAACCCGCGCCCAAAAAAAATGTTGATTCGGGGGCGGATTTCCTGTCTATTCTCATACCTGTTTAAGGCACCAGTTCAGGAACTAGGGTTAAAGATCGATACAATTCCTCAACATGTGGTGATCAGGAGATGAAACAAGGTACCACTGTCGCCTGGCAACTCTTGTTCGAGCATGATTTTTCTGTAGGAAGGATACTGGTAATCGTTCCTGCAATGTTCATGCTTCATTTTCTCTGCTGCCGTCCAGCTTCATCGGCTTCTCGATGGGCAACATCATCATCCGGGCGGCGCTGACGAAGGCCCCGATGCAGCCGCTGCTCCGTTTCATGCACACCTTCCTGTCGCTGAGTGGACCACACATGGGCACCGTCTTCAACACCTCTCTCGTGATCAACATGGGCAAGCATCCATCATGTCTCCATCGCCTGATGCGCAGTTTCTCTTTCATTCATAGCAGCGTGAGGTACACTCCGTTTCAATAAAAAATAGTAATGTCGTCTGCGTCCTTGTGAGTGGAAACCGGGAAATCTGGCACTCGCTACCTGGCTAATGGCGTTATTGTCCATCGGAGCTCTGAAACGTGTTGTGTCATGGAAAGGGAAGTGTTAGTTACCCTTGTTACTTCACTGATGGGCAAAAAGTGTGGCAGTGaattttgtgaaaaaatgaaagtTTACAATTGTGTTCAGTTGGTGTTTAGCTAAGTGAAATGGTACCTGTGCCAAATTACATCAAAAACACTGCTGAAGGAGGACAGAATATATGGAAACAAAATACTTAAATGTACCGCTGTATTCGGCATTTTTGGTTCCATACTGTTTTGCCACTACTGTCAAACATTTTTCGTTCCCTGTAGAGAGCGGCAGTCGTGTTGTTCTCATACCGAATCCATCACGACAAGGTGTTAGGCAGGATGTTACTTTTAAATGATTCATGGTGCGAGCAACCGTGGGGAAACGTGCCCTCGCAATTGCGCTGTTCTTTAGAGAAATCGACAGCCTTGTAGTAAACAGTAGCatatcccgaaaaaaaaaacgaaaaaaaaacggacgggcaatGCGCCTGCaatatgggggagggggggggggggggggggggcgtttccaGGCTAATAGGAAGTTGCGTCAGAATTTCTGCTGGTATCATGGCTTTCATTGCATAGGGGACATCACCCTAGTTTCCCTGATATATTTTCAAACTGCTTGCGTACGTTGTGTTTTTGGTAGATATAAGCTTATCTTGCCGGAAGTGAAACATCGTGCCCGCTCTCACGAATCTCTCTAAATGCGCGTTGCACTTCTCCAATGAGCGTAGTTCGTTAATCGGACGCACATTGCCGGTTCGTTCACATTCGCAGTACCATTTTTGCAGCCTGGCTTTATCATGTTTCATTCTTCATGTTACCCAGGGATGTGGTACCTCCAGCGATTCGAATACACCGACTCGATGAGGCAAATGATGCTCGCCGACGCCGCAGACATTCGCAAGACGTACCTCTACCGCCTTAGTGAACACACAGGTGCACTAAGCATGCCGTCCCTATCTACCTTCCGTCGCGTTTCTAATCTGTGTACCGCAAAGAACCGCTTACTAGGAGTTAGACAGCAGATGGGATGATAGCAAACGCATGCAATACTAGCGTGCTGATTCTCTGTTTGTACTGCATGCTGATTATCTTTAGTTATTTCCAACGTTCTTGCATTTTATGCATTTTGctaaagtcggatacaacttgaaaaaaaaaacagcagttgctaacactgggtcACGGTCCGTGGCGTACTCTATTACTCCTCTGGCCCATCGCAATAGTataaacgaaatcaacttttttaatatttgactatCTTAAACAAGCCGGGTATAAAAATTCTAGCTCCCATAATTTTTCCTTGTGATTAGTTTttggtttaggtaacaagaaaaattTCAACAGcggtctacttttttgtcgtggaggaattctgtgcggcggtcctgaatgtgggcggagcttcactgcagacttagtGGTATCAGACTTATACATTTATTCTGGCTTGTAAAATGTTCCTCGTAAACGAAAGTACGAATCGAAACGGCGGATGCTAGTCAACTGAAAGCTTCGATTCTGCACTGCGCAACATTGTTTACTTGAGTGCGTGTTTTTCCTAACGCTTGAAGTGCTCTTGAAAAACTGAATCGCTTCATCCACGTAGACATGGCCGTAATATTtcttgaaataaaaacaaaaatcttAATTTGTCCCTCTCGAAGTGGACCAGAGTGTCGTTAAAACATGAAAAATGCCATATGAAACGCACCGCGTACCGCGCCATGCTTGTCACAATACCTTCCTCGACGTCCTCACGAATATTTGCACACGTCGGCACGCAGGTCTGACGCACTTCAAGAACATCGTGCTTCTCGGCGCCTCGGACGACTACGTCGTCCCGCTACACTCGGCCCACATCAAGCTCGTGAGGCACATTACCAAGGATACGACGCCTCTGGGTAAACACAGCGCCGCGGCGCCGGTATACGTAATCAACCAACTTTTGGGCACACTATAGCCACTCCGCGCTGTCTAGGAAAATAATATTgttgaatcatcatcatcatcagcccgactacgcccacagcagggcaaaggcctctcccatgtctctccaattaaccctgtccttttccagctgcacaCATCGTATGCCCgcatctaatccgcccacctttctaccgccccctgctatacgcttactttctcttggaatccactccgttacccttaaggaccagcggttattcagccttcgcattaaatgtcctgcccaagctcatttcttggTCCGGATCTGGATCCggaagctgatccggatcatgatatTGTCACGGGGAATCAACTAGAagaatgagaatggggtggagtgcatatggcaagttctctcagatcatgaatagcaggttaccaatatccctcaagagaaaagtacacaacacTTCTATCTTACCgtttagccgccacggtggctgagaggttatgcgctcggctgctggcccgaaagacgcgggttagatccaggcc
This portion of the Amblyomma americanum isolate KBUSLIRL-KWMA chromosome 10, ASM5285725v1, whole genome shotgun sequence genome encodes:
- the LOC144107124 gene encoding protein FAM135A-like, with product MWYLQRFEYTDSMRQMMLADAADIRKTYLYRLSEHTGLTHFKNIVLLGASDDYVVPLHSAHIKLVRHITKDTTPLGAAYREMLRNILKPIMDKPDMNLIRLEVHVPFRASLISSNVHVAPLGCEILVQKIATVACARHLF